A single Filimonas effusa DNA region contains:
- a CDS encoding glycoside hydrolase family 43 protein: protein MRNSIYIILVCLLASCGTAKKAYLFTSFNEPATSGLRMLYSRDGYKWEHLDSNMLAPAIGSQKIMRDPSMVQGPDGTFHLVWTTAWRGDNGFGYASSKDLIHWSEQQFLPVMKNEPETVNVWAPELFYDADSARYIIIWASTIPNRYPKGVEEEKNNHRMYYTVTKDFKTFTPGCLFLEPGFSVIDAVILKRAAKDYVLVLKDNTRPNRNLKVAFAASPLGPYNNISPAFTGLLTEGPAVVNTGKEWVIYYDDYGKKRFGAAATTDFRSFRDISDSVHVPEGHKHGTIVPISCKKLKQLQKDLLHKKQQL from the coding sequence ATGAGGAACAGCATTTATATCATATTAGTTTGTTTACTGGCCTCGTGTGGTACAGCGAAGAAAGCATATCTCTTCACGTCTTTTAACGAGCCGGCCACTTCGGGTTTGCGCATGTTATATAGTCGTGATGGATATAAATGGGAACATCTCGATTCCAACATGCTGGCGCCGGCTATAGGAAGCCAGAAGATCATGCGTGACCCGTCGATGGTACAGGGGCCTGATGGGACATTTCATCTTGTGTGGACTACAGCCTGGCGTGGTGATAATGGATTTGGCTATGCCAGTTCCAAAGATCTTATTCATTGGTCGGAACAACAATTCCTGCCTGTGATGAAAAACGAGCCTGAAACAGTTAATGTCTGGGCTCCGGAATTGTTTTATGATGCTGATAGCGCCAGGTATATCATTATCTGGGCTTCAACCATTCCTAACCGTTATCCGAAAGGAGTGGAAGAGGAGAAGAATAACCACCGTATGTATTATACTGTGACCAAGGACTTTAAAACTTTTACGCCGGGTTGTTTATTCCTGGAACCTGGGTTTAGCGTTATTGACGCGGTGATTCTGAAACGGGCTGCCAAAGATTATGTTTTAGTGTTAAAGGATAACACAAGACCTAACCGCAATCTGAAGGTTGCTTTTGCTGCAAGTCCTCTGGGGCCCTACAACAATATTTCACCGGCTTTTACCGGTTTGTTGACCGAAGGGCCGGCGGTGGTGAATACAGGTAAGGAATGGGTGATTTATTATGATGACTATGGTAAAAAAAGGTTTGGAGCGGCAGCTACTACCGACTTTCGTAGTTTTCGTGATATCAGCGATAGCGTTCACGTTCCTGAGGGGCATAAACATGGTACTATCGTTCCTATAAGCTGTAAAAAGCTAAAGCAATTGCAAAAGGATTTATTGCATAAAAAGCAGCAACTTTAA
- a CDS encoding glycoside hydrolase family 2 protein, translating to MIQKTRYIIRRVTGLLALAGGITVAAAQSTEQLYLSGTGSDNTVNWQFYCTGGSNSGKWATIPVPSCWELQGFGKYDYGFAKDSIRGKESGLYKHNFSVPASWKGKQINIVFEGVMTDATVKINGKLAGPIHQGAFYTFSYDISSLLKYGNAKNLVEVTVAKHSSNASVNEAERKADFWIFGGIFRPVYLEALPVEHIVRTEIDAKANGGFKANVFIKSKKADEIAVQLYDLNGNKIGEPVKKPIAGESGPISISTVFNNVKAWSSEYPNLYKATFTLLQHGRLVHTVDQRLGFRTVELKQRDGIYVNGVKIKFKGVNRHSFHPESGRTTNKNISIADALLMKEMNMNAVRMSHYPPDAHFLDVCDSLGLYVMDELAGWHGNYDTETGSKLVKEMLAHDVNHPSIVFWANGNEGGHNFELDHWFPELDPQQRPLVHPWQLFNGIETQHYREYNYGIGNYENGREIVMPTEFLHGQYDGGHGAGIDDYWEKMWHNPLSAGGFLWDFADQGVVRKDKHDSLDTDKDRGADGIVGPYHEKEASFFTIKEVWSPVHMERREITATFDGKFNIENRYHFTNMDQCRFNWKLVKLGYPDTIVKGVISGNIVAPSLKPGEKGSLQLQLPANWAQYQALYVTAVDRNNKELFTWSYPIVTPVAVTAGLLPVNAGGRPVLQEKDSLILVTANGIHLSFNKNTGILIKVENAKGLLPLDNGPVLQEGANNFRQFNHKFQGDTLVITSTFDRKESYNTLQWMVYPSGIVKMHVSYFPAAYFTSVVGVNFSFPEKEIKGVTYMGDGPYRVWKNRLKGNRFGVWNKTYNTTETGETWIYPEFKGYHSRMYWCKFQTTTQPFTVYTDNEDLFLRLFTPAWKTDQWHNYEPIFPSGDISFMQGISSIGTKTQRNETTGPMGMKNIFYDYEKDPTRALHMTLYFDFSGK from the coding sequence ATGATACAAAAGACGAGATATATTATCAGGCGAGTAACCGGACTGCTGGCATTGGCGGGTGGCATTACTGTAGCTGCCGCGCAGTCTACTGAACAGTTATACCTCTCAGGTACAGGTAGCGATAATACCGTTAACTGGCAATTTTACTGTACCGGTGGCAGCAACTCCGGTAAATGGGCTACTATCCCCGTGCCTTCCTGCTGGGAATTACAAGGATTTGGAAAGTATGATTATGGATTTGCCAAGGATAGTATCAGGGGCAAGGAAAGTGGCTTATATAAGCATAATTTCTCTGTACCTGCATCCTGGAAGGGAAAGCAGATCAACATTGTGTTCGAGGGGGTAATGACTGATGCTACCGTGAAGATTAACGGTAAGCTGGCCGGTCCTATTCATCAGGGAGCGTTTTATACTTTTAGCTATGACATTAGCTCCCTGCTGAAATATGGGAATGCTAAAAACCTTGTGGAAGTTACAGTTGCCAAACATTCGTCTAATGCTTCTGTAAATGAAGCAGAACGTAAAGCTGATTTCTGGATTTTCGGTGGCATTTTCAGGCCAGTATATCTTGAAGCGCTACCCGTTGAACATATTGTTAGAACAGAAATAGATGCCAAAGCAAATGGTGGCTTTAAGGCTAATGTATTTATAAAATCAAAAAAAGCTGATGAGATAGCTGTACAGCTTTATGATTTAAATGGTAATAAGATTGGCGAACCCGTTAAAAAGCCTATAGCGGGAGAGTCTGGGCCGATAAGCATATCTACTGTCTTTAACAATGTTAAAGCCTGGTCATCTGAATATCCGAATTTATATAAGGCAACATTTACACTGCTACAGCATGGCAGGTTGGTGCATACGGTTGATCAACGATTGGGTTTTCGTACTGTTGAGTTAAAGCAACGTGATGGCATTTATGTAAATGGTGTTAAAATAAAATTCAAAGGTGTTAACCGTCACTCTTTTCATCCTGAGTCGGGGAGAACAACCAATAAAAATATAAGCATTGCCGATGCATTGCTAATGAAGGAGATGAACATGAATGCAGTTCGCATGTCGCACTATCCCCCGGATGCTCATTTTCTTGATGTATGTGATTCTCTTGGATTATACGTGATGGACGAACTTGCAGGATGGCATGGCAATTATGATACTGAAACCGGCAGTAAGCTGGTAAAGGAGATGCTGGCGCATGATGTAAATCATCCTTCCATTGTTTTCTGGGCTAATGGAAATGAAGGCGGACATAATTTTGAACTGGATCATTGGTTTCCCGAGCTTGATCCTCAACAGCGCCCGCTTGTACATCCCTGGCAGCTTTTCAATGGCATAGAAACACAGCATTACCGTGAGTATAATTATGGCATAGGTAATTACGAGAATGGGAGGGAGATAGTGATGCCTACCGAATTTTTACATGGCCAATACGATGGTGGTCATGGTGCCGGCATTGACGATTATTGGGAAAAGATGTGGCATAATCCGCTGAGTGCCGGTGGTTTTCTCTGGGATTTTGCAGACCAGGGCGTAGTCCGGAAAGATAAACATGACTCTCTGGATACAGATAAAGACAGAGGAGCTGATGGTATTGTAGGGCCTTATCATGAAAAAGAAGCAAGCTTTTTTACCATTAAGGAGGTATGGAGCCCGGTTCATATGGAACGCCGGGAAATTACTGCAACATTTGATGGAAAGTTCAATATTGAAAACCGTTATCATTTCACCAATATGGATCAATGCCGTTTCAATTGGAAACTGGTGAAACTAGGTTATCCTGATACTATAGTGAAGGGTGTTATTTCAGGAAACATAGTTGCTCCTTCATTGAAGCCCGGAGAAAAAGGTAGCCTGCAACTGCAATTACCTGCCAATTGGGCACAATACCAGGCATTATATGTAACAGCAGTTGACAGGAATAATAAAGAATTATTTACCTGGTCTTATCCCATCGTTACGCCTGTGGCTGTGACAGCTGGCTTGTTGCCGGTCAATGCCGGGGGGCGTCCGGTTTTACAGGAAAAGGATTCTTTAATACTCGTTACTGCCAATGGTATTCATCTCAGCTTTAACAAGAATACGGGTATTTTAATAAAGGTGGAAAATGCCAAGGGACTGTTGCCTTTAGATAATGGTCCTGTACTGCAGGAAGGCGCTAATAACTTTCGCCAGTTTAACCACAAGTTCCAGGGAGATACCCTGGTAATTACTTCAACATTTGACCGCAAAGAAAGCTATAATACCTTACAATGGATGGTTTACCCTTCCGGTATTGTGAAAATGCACGTGAGTTATTTCCCGGCAGCTTACTTTACTTCGGTGGTAGGTGTTAACTTTTCCTTTCCTGAAAAAGAAATAAAAGGTGTGACGTATATGGGCGATGGTCCTTACCGTGTATGGAAGAACAGGCTGAAAGGAAATCGTTTTGGAGTATGGAATAAAACCTATAATACCACAGAAACCGGTGAAACATGGATATATCCGGAGTTTAAAGGCTATCATTCCCGCATGTACTGGTGTAAGTTTCAAACCACCACACAACCTTTTACAGTATATACTGACAATGAAGATCTCTTCCTGCGTTTATTTACACCTGCGTGGAAAACGGATCAATGGCATAATTATGAGCCTATCTTCCCTTCAGGTGACATTTCCTTTATGCAGGGTATCAGTAGTATTGGTACTAAAACACAGCGGAATGAAACAACAGGTCCAATGGGTATGAAAAATATTTTCTATGACTACGAGAAAGATCCTACAAGGGCATTACACATGACTTTGTACTTCGATTTTTCAGGTAAATAG
- a CDS encoding exo-alpha-sialidase — translation MAALTMAQAQDTVRYTGSTLSNVDYHHGQLSPAVGVHNIQVLRASREHPELTDGFGWTYNHAPMLAYWNETFYLEYLADPVGEHIPPSQTSLLTSKDGANWSKPVVIFPQYKIPDGTRKEGNPVVAKDLYATMHQRIGFYTASNKKLLALGFYGITLDAKDDPNDGNGIGRVVREIKTDGTFGPIYFIRYNHAFNPKNTSYPFYASSKDKAFVAACNELLSKPLMMQQWVEEADRDDVLIPLKKQYKAFSFYHLPDGRTVGLWKYALTSISKDDGKTWQYVPLRAPGFVNANAKIWGQKMPDGKFATVYNPSEFRWPLAISVSDNGLDYKNLLLVNGEISTMRYGGNYKSYGPQYVRGIQEGDGVPPGNRFWVTYSMNKEDLWVSSIPTPVRDKVAGPVNDVFSTMPADKALDEWNIFSPVWARVTIEQFKGKQVLAIHDKDPFDYAKAERVIPASKRLVASFTVIPQQDNHGSLQVEFQDARGYAGLRLMFDSTGSLQTKAGYRNKKLYTYKAGEKLDIKVELNTANRFYTVSVNGKVQGGANLLFAPIDAVHRISFRTGDIRRFPDADTPTDQMWDVPDAGRIDREAVYYLENLSVQ, via the coding sequence ATGGCTGCATTAACCATGGCGCAGGCACAAGATACGGTTCGTTACACAGGTTCGACCCTTAGTAACGTTGATTACCATCACGGGCAACTTAGTCCCGCTGTAGGAGTGCATAACATCCAGGTTTTGCGTGCCAGTCGTGAGCATCCTGAATTAACAGATGGCTTTGGTTGGACTTATAATCACGCGCCCATGCTTGCCTACTGGAATGAAACCTTTTACCTGGAGTATCTTGCCGATCCTGTTGGTGAGCACATTCCTCCCAGTCAAACCTCGTTATTGACTTCCAAAGACGGTGCAAACTGGTCTAAACCGGTTGTGATTTTCCCGCAATATAAAATTCCTGACGGCACACGTAAGGAAGGCAATCCGGTCGTTGCAAAAGATCTGTATGCTACCATGCACCAGCGTATTGGGTTTTATACTGCCTCGAACAAAAAATTACTGGCGCTGGGTTTTTACGGCATTACGCTAGATGCAAAAGATGATCCTAATGATGGTAATGGCATAGGCAGGGTCGTTCGTGAGATAAAGACCGATGGTACATTCGGTCCCATTTATTTTATCCGTTATAACCACGCCTTCAATCCCAAAAACACATCTTATCCATTTTATGCATCAAGCAAGGATAAAGCTTTTGTTGCGGCTTGCAATGAACTGCTTTCCAAACCACTGATGATGCAGCAATGGGTGGAAGAAGCTGATCGTGACGATGTATTGATTCCACTGAAAAAGCAATATAAAGCATTCAGTTTTTATCACCTGCCGGACGGACGGACGGTTGGGCTGTGGAAATATGCATTGACCAGCATCAGCAAGGATGATGGTAAAACATGGCAATATGTGCCTCTGAGAGCGCCTGGCTTTGTAAATGCAAATGCGAAAATATGGGGGCAGAAGATGCCTGACGGCAAATTTGCAACGGTTTACAATCCATCTGAATTCCGCTGGCCGCTTGCCATATCTGTGAGTGACAATGGGCTGGACTATAAGAATCTGTTATTGGTAAATGGCGAAATCAGCACGATGCGCTATGGTGGTAATTATAAATCTTATGGCCCGCAGTATGTTAGAGGTATTCAGGAAGGGGACGGTGTGCCTCCGGGAAACAGGTTCTGGGTTACTTACAGTATGAATAAAGAAGATTTATGGGTTTCCTCTATTCCTACACCTGTTCGTGACAAAGTTGCAGGTCCTGTAAATGACGTGTTCAGTACAATGCCAGCCGATAAAGCTCTTGATGAGTGGAACATCTTTAGTCCTGTATGGGCCAGAGTTACTATTGAGCAGTTTAAAGGCAAGCAGGTACTTGCCATTCACGATAAAGATCCTTTCGATTATGCAAAAGCAGAAAGAGTGATTCCTGCGTCTAAACGACTGGTAGCTTCTTTCACTGTTATACCGCAGCAAGATAATCATGGATCTCTGCAGGTGGAATTCCAGGATGCACGCGGTTATGCGGGCCTCAGATTGATGTTCGACAGTACCGGTTCATTACAGACCAAGGCAGGCTATAGAAATAAAAAGCTTTATACTTATAAGGCGGGAGAAAAACTGGATATAAAAGTTGAACTGAATACTGCCAATCGTTTTTATACTGTTTCTGTTAATGGGAAGGTACAAGGTGGGGCCAACCTGTTGTTTGCACCTATTGATGCAGTACACCGTATTTCTTTCCGTACAGGTGATATCAGGCGTTTTCCTGATGCCGATACTCCTACCGATCAAATGTGGGATGTGCCTGATGCAGGTCGTATCGATAGAGAAGCAGTTTATTATTTAGAGAATCTGAGTGTTCAATAG
- a CDS encoding sialate O-acetylesterase yields MKRIYSIALVLLGLTTAKKAHATILLPRIIGHDMVLQANQRVPIWGTADAGELITVRFAGQQKQVTADAAGKWKLMLDPMGASTENRDMRITGSETIVLKNILVGEVWICSGQSNMEYAMRKLVKIKPPANGQPFPKDEVANANNSNLRIFLVNRKTLVKSNPDHRDWSVAEDSALRSFSAAGYFFGKALQQQLKVPVGMISTAVPGSRIEPWIPQQAFTAYDLKQEGDPGKFYEPMVAPLVPFAIKGFLWYQGESNCFLRDTTQYTTKMLALINSWRSAWGNAQLPFYYTQIAPFFYSKTKDAVVLDTCFEAVFREAQALGMKIPSTGMVVTTDLNDDLNDLHPSYKWVIGERLSKWALANTYGKNIVYSGPMFASMKRKGNQIEISFKYTGSGLISHDGKPLNWFSVAGADGKYVAASAFIKGSKVLVSAPGVKNPTAVKFAFHEAAQPNLYNKEGLPALPFRTDGALQWTVPAIPSASL; encoded by the coding sequence ATGAAAAGAATTTATAGTATAGCATTAGTGTTGTTAGGTCTTACCACCGCTAAAAAGGCGCATGCAACCATCCTATTGCCTCGTATTATAGGGCATGATATGGTATTGCAGGCCAATCAGCGGGTTCCCATATGGGGAACTGCGGATGCAGGTGAATTAATAACAGTGCGTTTTGCAGGCCAGCAAAAGCAGGTAACAGCAGACGCCGCTGGCAAGTGGAAGTTGATGCTGGATCCCATGGGAGCCAGCACTGAGAACCGGGACATGCGTATTACAGGGTCTGAAACTATCGTATTGAAAAATATCCTGGTAGGAGAGGTCTGGATCTGTTCCGGCCAGTCCAATATGGAATATGCCATGCGTAAACTGGTTAAGATAAAGCCTCCGGCCAACGGACAACCTTTCCCAAAAGATGAAGTGGCTAATGCAAATAACAGTAATCTCAGAATCTTCCTTGTGAACAGGAAAACGTTAGTAAAATCCAATCCTGATCATCGTGACTGGAGTGTGGCTGAAGATTCTGCCTTACGTTCCTTTTCGGCGGCCGGTTATTTCTTCGGTAAAGCACTTCAGCAGCAACTTAAGGTGCCTGTAGGTATGATCTCCACTGCCGTTCCTGGCAGTCGTATCGAGCCCTGGATCCCACAACAGGCTTTTACTGCTTACGATCTGAAGCAGGAAGGAGATCCAGGTAAATTCTATGAGCCAATGGTTGCCCCATTGGTGCCTTTTGCCATAAAGGGCTTCTTATGGTACCAGGGAGAAAGTAATTGTTTTCTTAGAGATACCACTCAGTATACGACTAAGATGCTGGCGTTGATTAATAGCTGGCGCAGTGCCTGGGGGAATGCGCAATTACCTTTTTACTACACTCAGATAGCGCCATTTTTTTATTCAAAAACAAAAGATGCCGTAGTACTTGATACATGTTTCGAAGCGGTTTTCCGTGAAGCACAGGCATTAGGTATGAAGATCCCTTCAACAGGTATGGTTGTTACAACCGATCTGAATGATGATCTGAATGATTTGCATCCTTCCTACAAATGGGTAATAGGTGAACGTCTGTCGAAATGGGCATTGGCAAATACTTATGGAAAAAATATAGTGTATAGCGGCCCTATGTTTGCGAGTATGAAAAGAAAAGGGAATCAAATAGAGATCAGCTTTAAGTATACTGGCAGCGGATTGATCTCTCATGACGGCAAACCTTTGAACTGGTTTTCTGTGGCAGGGGCGGATGGCAAATATGTAGCTGCCAGTGCCTTTATCAAAGGCAGCAAAGTATTGGTGTCTGCGCCCGGTGTTAAAAATCCGACCGCTGTAAAATTCGCTTTTCATGAGGCGGCACAACCTAATTTATATAACAAGGAAGGCTTGCCGGCACTGCCGTTCCGTACTGACGGTGCTTTGCAATGGACAGTTCCTGCAATCCCTTCTGCATCGTTATAA
- a CDS encoding glycoside hydrolase family 140 protein, giving the protein MNRLRTAWLCLLLMAGIAVEAQQTTPALKISSNNRFFANADGSPFFWLGDTGWLLFSKLTREEAVRYLSDRKAKGFNVIQAMVLHTVKAANVYGDSALIKRNVATPLLKKDHDYWQHVDYIVDQAAAMGIYVAMVPIWGTDVKEGYVNSKQAAVYASFLAKRYGPRPNIIWMNGGDIKGSDSLAVWNTIGNTLYKLDKKHLITFHPRGRTTSSIWFHKQPWLHFNTFQSGHRRYDQDTTKNEPLHYGEDNWKFVEADLKLKPLKPSFDAEPSYEGIPQGLHDTLEVRWKAEDVRRYGYWSVFAGGCGYTYGNNAVMQMRKHSETATGAYGAHDYWDEAINDPGAGQMIHLKNLMLARPYFERIPDQSLIASGQGEKYERLLATRGKNYVYVYTYTGRNMNIALGKITGKLVHASWYDPRTGQYKQIGDFENKGTREFNPPGEPANGNDWVLVLDGTNEPHTISTMGISSK; this is encoded by the coding sequence ATGAACAGATTACGAACAGCCTGGCTTTGCTTATTATTGATGGCAGGTATTGCGGTTGAAGCGCAACAGACCACTCCTGCACTAAAAATTTCGTCGAATAATCGTTTTTTTGCAAATGCCGACGGCAGTCCATTTTTCTGGCTTGGCGATACAGGTTGGTTACTGTTTTCGAAGCTTACGCGTGAAGAGGCTGTTCGATATTTAAGCGACAGAAAGGCTAAAGGGTTTAATGTAATACAGGCAATGGTATTGCATACAGTTAAAGCGGCAAATGTGTATGGAGACAGCGCTCTTATAAAGAGGAATGTTGCTACTCCTTTATTAAAGAAAGATCATGATTACTGGCAACATGTAGATTATATTGTAGACCAGGCAGCAGCCATGGGTATTTATGTAGCTATGGTGCCTATCTGGGGTACAGATGTGAAAGAAGGCTATGTGAATAGTAAGCAGGCGGCTGTATATGCAAGTTTTCTTGCCAAACGTTACGGCCCCCGTCCTAATATCATCTGGATGAATGGCGGTGATATTAAGGGGAGTGATTCTCTGGCTGTATGGAATACAATAGGTAATACTTTATACAAACTGGATAAAAAGCATCTTATTACTTTCCATCCCCGCGGCCGGACTACCTCTTCCATCTGGTTTCATAAACAACCCTGGTTGCACTTTAATACTTTCCAATCCGGTCACCGTCGTTATGACCAGGACACCACTAAGAATGAGCCTCTGCATTATGGCGAGGACAACTGGAAGTTTGTTGAAGCAGATCTTAAGCTGAAACCACTTAAGCCAAGTTTTGATGCGGAACCATCTTATGAAGGCATTCCTCAGGGATTGCATGATACGCTGGAGGTTCGCTGGAAAGCAGAAGATGTACGTCGTTATGGATACTGGTCGGTATTTGCCGGCGGGTGCGGATACACTTATGGCAATAATGCCGTGATGCAAATGCGTAAACATAGCGAAACTGCTACTGGTGCTTATGGTGCGCACGATTATTGGGATGAAGCTATCAATGATCCCGGAGCAGGTCAGATGATTCATTTGAAAAACCTGATGCTGGCGAGGCCTTATTTTGAAAGGATACCCGATCAGTCGCTGATAGCTTCAGGCCAGGGTGAGAAATATGAAAGACTGTTGGCTACCAGGGGTAAAAACTATGTTTATGTGTACACGTACACCGGCCGTAACATGAATATTGCCTTGGGTAAGATCACAGGTAAACTGGTACATGCCAGCTGGTACGACCCGCGTACAGGCCAGTATAAGCAGATTGGCGATTTTGAAAACAAAGGAACCAGGGAGTTCAATCCTCCGGGTGAACCTGCAAACGGCAATGACTGGGTGCTGGTTCTAGATGGAACAAATGAACCACATACAATATCCACCATGGGAATTAGCAGCAAATGA
- a CDS encoding SGNH/GDSL hydrolase family protein, with translation MDNKQSSRRNFIRQFSLGTAAAISLPAIVSSAYAGEQKVKKLSLEKNEIVLFQGDSITDAGRKKGDNDVNSAVALGRGYACIAASQLLFDHAAKGLRIYNRGISGNKVYQLAERWDADCLELKPTTLSILVGVNNFWHLLLGTYKGTIETYRSDFDALLKRSKENLPGVKLIIGEPFALTGVSAVDAKWYPAFDEYRKVARELSNAHGAVFVPYQSVFDKALQQAPASYWTTDGVHPTLAGAQLMAEAWLKAVK, from the coding sequence ATGGATAATAAGCAAAGCAGCCGTAGGAATTTTATCCGCCAGTTCTCTTTAGGAACTGCGGCCGCGATTAGTTTGCCTGCTATTGTATCTTCTGCTTATGCGGGGGAGCAGAAAGTAAAAAAACTGTCCCTTGAGAAGAATGAAATAGTGCTTTTTCAGGGCGATTCAATCACAGATGCCGGTAGAAAAAAGGGAGACAACGATGTTAACAGTGCTGTTGCCCTTGGCAGGGGATATGCCTGTATTGCCGCATCTCAATTATTATTTGATCATGCTGCCAAAGGCCTCCGTATTTATAACAGAGGAATCAGTGGTAATAAAGTTTACCAGCTGGCAGAAAGATGGGATGCCGATTGCCTGGAATTGAAACCCACTACGTTAAGTATTTTGGTTGGGGTGAATAATTTCTGGCATCTTTTATTAGGCACCTATAAAGGAACTATTGAAACTTACAGAAGCGATTTCGATGCGCTTTTAAAGCGTTCCAAAGAAAACCTTCCGGGTGTGAAACTGATCATAGGGGAGCCTTTTGCGCTGACCGGCGTGAGTGCGGTAGATGCAAAATGGTATCCTGCGTTCGATGAATACCGTAAGGTTGCCCGTGAGCTTTCGAATGCTCACGGTGCTGTATTCGTTCCATATCAATCTGTATTTGATAAGGCGTTACAGCAGGCTCCTGCTTCTTACTGGACTACCGATGGGGTACATCCCACGTTGGCTGGTGCTCAGCTTATGGCTGAAGCCTGGTTGAAAGCAGTGAAATAG